A DNA window from Arachis duranensis cultivar V14167 chromosome 3, aradu.V14167.gnm2.J7QH, whole genome shotgun sequence contains the following coding sequences:
- the LOC107476922 gene encoding tetraspanin-3 (The sequence of the model RefSeq protein was modified relative to this genomic sequence to represent the inferred CDS: added 20 bases not found in genome assembly): MRASNHLIGALNFLTFLLSIPILGGGIWLSSRASTTDCLRFLQWPLIVIGISIMVVSLAGFAGACYRNTFLMRLYLVVMFVVIAVLIGFIIFAYVVTDKGSGRALLNRAYLDYYLQDYSGWLEERVASNAYWPKISACVRDSKVCGRMGRSINSVPETPQMFYLRTLSPIQSGCCKPPTECGYIYQNETVWNIGSGAMAANPDCSRWSNDQEMLCYGCDSCKAGVLASLKKSWRKVSVINIIVMIILVIVYIIAYTAFRNNRKMDNDEPYGEARMTKAQPSRINI; encoded by the exons AATTGGAGCACTAAACTTCCTAACTTTCCTCCTCTCGATCCCAATCCTGGGCGGCGGAATATGGCTGAGCAGCCGCGCCAGCACGACCGACTGCCTCCGGTTCCTGCAGTGGCCCCTAATCGTGATCGGAATCAGCATCATGGTAGTCTCACTGGCGGGCTTCGCAGGCGCGTGTTACCGCAACACCTTCCTAATGCGTCTCTACCTGGTCGTAATGTTCGTCGTCATTGCGGTTCTCATCGGCTTCATCATCTTCGCGTATGTTGTAACTGACAAGGGATCGGGCCGGGCCCTCTTGAACCGGGCCTACTTGGACTACTACCTTCAGGACTACTCGGGCTGGCTGGAGGAGCGCGTGGCCAGCAACGCTTATTGGCCCAAGATAAGCGCGTGTGTTAGGGACTCTAAGGTTTGTGGTAGAATGGGAAGAAGCATTAATAGTGTTCCTGAGACTCCTCAAATGTTCTATCTTAGAACCCTCTCTCCCATTCAG TCTGGTTGTTGCAAGCCTCCAACAGAATGTGGCTATATCTACCAAAATGAAACGGTTTGGAACATCGGGTCGGGCGCAATGGCGGCCAACCCGGACTGCTCAAGGTGGAGCAATGACCAAGAGATGCTCTGTTATGGCTGCGACTCTTGCAAGGCCGGGGTGTTGGCAAGTCTCAAGAAGAGTTGGAGGAAGGTCTCCGTCATCAATATCATCGTCATGATCATCCTTGTAATTGTCTACATCATTGCATACACTGCATTTAGGAACAATCGGAAGATGGACAACGACGAACCCTACGGAGAAGCCAGAATGACAAAGGCACAACCTAGTAGAATCAATATTTAG
- the LOC107477154 gene encoding LOB domain-containing protein 1 isoform X2 has protein sequence MEGSDTNNTTYSNSTSTSSGDPPPPAAATVAVVMSPCAACKILRRRCTEKCMLAPYFPPTEPTKFTIAHRVFGASNIVKFLQIPESQRADAVSSMVYEASARIRDPVYGCAGAICQLQKQVNELRAQLAKTQAEVATMQFQQANLVALIYMEMAQQQSSQQQQQEFESSPQQSSMEDFNVPSPHYQQSNINYFEDNPSLNSLWEPLWT, from the exons atggaGGGAAGTGACACTAACAACACCACCTACTCTAACtctacttctacttcttctgGTGATCCTCCTCCTCCGGCGGCGGCAACGGTGGCGGTTGTAATGAGCCCTTGTGCAGCATGCAAGATCTTGAGGCGAAGATGCACGGAGAAATGCATGCTTGCGCCATATTTCCCTCCCACCGAGCCTACCAAGTTCACCATTGCTCATAGGGTCTTTGGCGCTAGCAACATCGTCAAGTTCTTGCAG ATTCCGGAATCTCAAAGAGCTGATGCAGTGAGTAGCATGGTGTATGAGGCAAGTGCAAGAATAAGGGACCCAGTTTATGGTTGTGCAGGTGCAATTTGCCAGCTTCAGAAGCAAGTCAATGAGCTTAGAGCACAATTGGCAAAAACACAAGCTGAGGTTGCAACCATGCAATTTCAACAAGCCAACCTTGTTGCCCTAATTTACATGGAAATGGCACAACAACAAAGttcccaacaacaacaacaagagtTTGAATCATCACCTCAGCAATCATCAATGGAAGATTTCAATGTTCCAAGCCCTCACTATCAACAAAGTAACATCAACTACTTTGAGGATAACCCTAGCCTCAATTCATTGTGGGAGCCGCTCTGGACATGA
- the LOC107477154 gene encoding LOB domain-containing protein 1 isoform X1, giving the protein MEGSDTNNTTYSNSTSTSSGDPPPPAAATVAVVMSPCAACKILRRRCTEKCMLAPYFPPTEPTKFTIAHRVFGASNIVKFLQEIPESQRADAVSSMVYEASARIRDPVYGCAGAICQLQKQVNELRAQLAKTQAEVATMQFQQANLVALIYMEMAQQQSSQQQQQEFESSPQQSSMEDFNVPSPHYQQSNINYFEDNPSLNSLWEPLWT; this is encoded by the exons atggaGGGAAGTGACACTAACAACACCACCTACTCTAACtctacttctacttcttctgGTGATCCTCCTCCTCCGGCGGCGGCAACGGTGGCGGTTGTAATGAGCCCTTGTGCAGCATGCAAGATCTTGAGGCGAAGATGCACGGAGAAATGCATGCTTGCGCCATATTTCCCTCCCACCGAGCCTACCAAGTTCACCATTGCTCATAGGGTCTTTGGCGCTAGCAACATCGTCAAGTTCTTGCAG gaGATTCCGGAATCTCAAAGAGCTGATGCAGTGAGTAGCATGGTGTATGAGGCAAGTGCAAGAATAAGGGACCCAGTTTATGGTTGTGCAGGTGCAATTTGCCAGCTTCAGAAGCAAGTCAATGAGCTTAGAGCACAATTGGCAAAAACACAAGCTGAGGTTGCAACCATGCAATTTCAACAAGCCAACCTTGTTGCCCTAATTTACATGGAAATGGCACAACAACAAAGttcccaacaacaacaacaagagtTTGAATCATCACCTCAGCAATCATCAATGGAAGATTTCAATGTTCCAAGCCCTCACTATCAACAAAGTAACATCAACTACTTTGAGGATAACCCTAGCCTCAATTCATTGTGGGAGCCGCTCTGGACATGA
- the LOC107476920 gene encoding interactor of constitutive active ROPs 3: MQTPNPKTRNGGSSEVPQKVSPRAMRQLRPTGLDTDAVSSLSQANKMSKERSPKIADRRSPRSPVPERKRPSKISELESQVSQLQEDLRVVRDQLILSESSKKQAKQEAEDVKDQLLVLSAKLEDSQKQILELSATKELHDSELEKTIEEHECELEASRNRLSVDPAALASAMNEMQHLKAQLGLTANCETEQIQHIESADTELLSLKQNLSETLSLVEEMKNQLRNCKESEAQAQAMVNETLLQLEEANRTVDQLRTDAAKAVDGYNSIALELDESRARINSLEELASNHSGNSLIEGLKESEDPTPIEGEIHALKAEVARLRSAVETAETNYQEEQIRSTVQLRNAYELMEQIKSESNKKACDLEAELKAKKVEIEELKANLMDKETELQGIVEENENLSSKLDESIASKKENKLKQELNKLNECVAGLKADLMDKETTLQSISEENESLKSEINKSLSDGGKVSKEEAAAEVEAAKAAEREALAKLGIVMEEADRSNRKAARVAEQLEAAQAASSEMEAELRRLKVQSDQWRKAAEAAAAMLSAGNNGKITERTVSLDSNNYKRSPFGEHMMDDDDEYNRKKNGNMLKKIGVLWKKPQK, encoded by the exons ATGCAGACCCCTAACCCTAAGACAAG AAATGGCGGATCCTCTGAAGTTCCTCAGAAGGTTTCGCCGCGTGCGATGCGCCAACTAAGGCCCACCGGTCTAGACACAGACGCTGTATCATCGTTAAGCCAAGCTAATAAAATGTCAAAGGAAAGAAGCCCTAAGATCGCCGACCGCAGATCACCAAGAAGCCCTGTTCCAGAG AGGAAGCGCCCGAGCAAGATATCCGAATTGGAATCACAAGTTTCTCAACTTCAAGAGGATCTGAGGGTGGTAAGGGACCAGCTTATTCTGTCCGAATCGAGCAAGAAGCAAGCTAAGCAAGAGGCTGAGGATGTCAAGGATCAACTGTTAGTCCTATCTGCGAAACTCGAGGATTCGCAGAAGCAAATTCTAGAGCTCTCAGCTACTAAAGAACTTCATGATTCTGAGCTTGAAAAAACCATAGAGGAGCACGAATGCGAACTCGAGGCTTCTAGAAACCGGCTTTCAGTTGACCCTGCTGCACTTGCCTCTGCAATGAATGAAATGCAACATCTCAAGGCTCAGCTTGGACTGACAGCTAATTGTGAGACTGAACAAATCCAACACATCGAATCCGCGGACACAGAGCTGTTGAGCTTGAAGCAGAACTTGTCAGAAACTCTCTCTCTTGTGGAGGAAATGAAAAATCAATTAAGGAACTGCAAAGAATCTGAAGCTCAGGCCCAAGCTATGGTTAATGAGACTTTGTTGCAACTTGAGGAAGCTAATAGAACTGTAGATCAGCTAAGGACCGATGCTGCGAAGGCCGTTGATGGCTACAACTCCATTGCTTTAGAGTTAGATGAGTCTAGAGCAAGAATCAACTCGCTCGAGGAACTTGCGAGCAATCATTCTGGAAATTCTCTGATTGAAGGATTGAAAGAGAGCGAGGATCCTACTCCGATCGAAGGCGAAATTCATGCTTTGAAGGCCGAGGTTGCGCGACTAAGATCTGCTGTAGAAACTGCCGAAACTAATTACCAAGAAGAACAGATTCGAAGCACGGTGCAGCTTAGGAATGCCTATGAGTTGATGGAACAGATAAAATCTGAATCAAACAAGAAGGCATGCGATTTAGAAGCTGAATTGAAAGCGAAGAAAGTTGAAATCGAAGAGTTGAAAGCTAACTTGATGGACAAGGAAACTGAATTGCAAGGTATTGTGGAGGAAAATGAGAATTTGAGTTCAAAGCTTGATGAGAGCATTGCATCCAAAAAGGAGAACAAGCTTAAACAAGAACTTAACAAACTCAATGAATGTGTGGCCGGATTGAAGGCTGATCTGATGGACAAGGAGACAACACTGCAAAGCATATCCGAAGAGAACGAATCGCTGAAATCCGAAATCAACAAGAGCTTGTCAGATGGTGGCAAAGTTAGTAAAGAGGAGGCTGCAGCAGAAGTCGAGGCGGCTAAGGCTGCAGAGCGCGAGGCACTCGCGAAACTTGGGATTGTGATGGAGGAGGCGGATAGGAGCAACCGGAAGGCTGCGAGGGTGGCCGAGCAGCTGGAAGCAGCGCAGGCGGCCAGCTCGGAAATGGAAGCAGAGCTGAGGAGGCTGAAGGTGCAGTCTGATCAATGGAGGAAGGCAGCAGAGGCTGCGGCGGCTATGCTTTCGGCCGGAAACAATGGTAAGATCACAGAGAGAACTGTTTCTTTGGACAGCAACAACTATAAACGGTCACCATTTGGTGAACAcatgatggatgatgatgatgaatacaacagaaagaaaaatggcAACATGCTTAAGAAGATTGGTGTGTTATGGAAGAAGCCTCAGAAATAA